In Vigna angularis cultivar LongXiaoDou No.4 chromosome 8, ASM1680809v1, whole genome shotgun sequence, the DNA window CTCGCATATGAAACTGAAATAGTGCTCTCTTTCCCAGGACAAAGTTTTGCAAGCCCAAAGTCTGATATCTTGGGACAGAAGTTCTCATCCAAAAGAATGTTATGTGGTTTTAtgtcaaaatgtaaaatacGAGTGTTGCATCCCTTGTGCAAGTACTCTAATCCTTTGGCTATACCTTTTGCAATTTGCAGCAGATTATCCCAAGTCAAAGATGAAGTTCTTTCTAGTCCCTTATTACTGATGAACTTGTCGAGGGAACCATTAGGCATGAATTCATAAATAAGggctttcttttttccttccaAACAGAACCCAAGAAGTTGGACAACATTAACATGAGATGTTCTACTAATGCTGGCAACCTCATTGATAAAGTCTTTGCCATTTCCTTTGGATGCCCTTAATAATTTTACAGCCACATGGTAACCATTGCTTAACTCTCCTTTGTATACAACACCAAACCCACCTTCACCCAATTTAACTGTGAAGTTGTTAGTCATTTTTTTGACTTCTGAAAATCTGTATTTCTTTTGTGCTAGAGTTCCATGATCTTTTAAGAATACTTCAATATCTTGCTCATTAGTCATCTGAAAATTTAACTTTCTTCTTGATGACATGCATTTTCTACAGCCTATTATTATGAGGCATAGCATGAATACTGCAGTTGCTGCACTTGTAGTACCTGTGTTAATAGATATATTAGAGGAGTTACGAGTTATAAGAAACATTAACTGCCTTCTATAAACTTAAccaaaagaaataagaatgaaaaCACTTAAGCTAATTTCCAATGCTTGGGAAATTCAACTATTTAGATATGATGATATAAGAACAACACGTTATATTAGTCAATTTtgtatttgttaattttaaatgttgtttttcaTACAAGTGTTGAAGAGACGCAAAAATGTAAGGCTTaaaatcatcatcaaaatcttaTGTAAGATAGTAGGTTTCGTGACctatattttagaaaatgaaaaacaaatttatattttccaattctttcataatttttttgcCAAAGCAAATTTTAACAACAAAACCGAAACACCTAGATTTTTAAGATTGATATGTGACTGTTCCTTGTTCTTGTACTAAGGATGAATAAAATGTTTGTCATTGTCACCCTCTTACCGCCACCTACCATTGTTACAAACGTTGGtccatgtattttttttttgtttttaatttttggcaTCTGCTAAAATGCttgtgtatttttattttcaggTTTCTAGTTCCTCTCTTCATACCTTAAATAACTAGTTTCACACTCCCACGTAatgtatatttgtatataagtatttttttatgtttaatgtattttttttttataattcgtAATTACATGTacttgaattttgtttatttgaaattttttattaaattagtcTTAGTttcttgtttaaaatttaatacaaaaattatgtattgttttcaaatttatgaaaatattaattttttttgaaaattaatataaaagaaaacaatactaATTgtgtattgaatcttgaattgtagTGTTGGATaagattaataattttttcttagtttattagtatatatatatatatatatatatatatatatatatatatatatatattaattttaatatagctattttaaaatttatcaattgtattttgtattgatcttcaaatatatatttgattttgattgtagttgataatcatttttatttagtgTAACCTTAAAACAAATGCAAAATgctaataaaatttagttaaatttagaACAGATTTAAAATTGACATGTATCACAAgtgaatttttttcaataagaTAAGGACAAATCTTGAATACAAAACAATCAAggtgataatttatttaaagattacCGAAATTGTTCATACAATTTCCGTATATACGGATTGAGATTTGATTAATTCACAAAGAGCAAGCATATCATATTTCCATTATTATATGACTTTTAACgaaataaatgtgaaaaaaataaagaaaaatatgaaagaaaaactgAACCTCTTACCTATAACGATTTTCGCTTTCCAATTCACTAGTCCTGCAACGGATAGAAGGGAAAGCAAAGATGCGTTAGCATTCTCCCAATTCAAGGATGATAATATAGAAAACATAAACACACGTACAATTTTACCAAAGTACTCGCTAAGGGTTATGGCATGATAAAATGGCATGACATCCTTATGAGGCAAAATGGGAATTACCAATAAGTGAATAAGTGTAATCTGCACTGGTATCATACTATACTTGTTTTCCAGTTCAAATTTATAATGACTAGTTTCTAACTGAGTATAGAATTTGGTCCGTTTTCTTAAAATCCAAGGATAAAGAATACTCAATTCCAGTATTTTTCTGCATATTTTGATGATAAGCATATAATGCATGACAACTGATAAAGATATCATCACATCGAGACAATGACATGATTATACGTAGCTGAACCTTTTCATGAGAcagttaattaataattttatcaaaagaaTTGCACAGCTGATTTTGTTACTGTGTCTgcaacttatatatatatatatatatatatatatatatatatatatatatatatatatatatatatatatatatatatatatatatatatatatatattgtgaaaCAATATCATCATCTGATCTATGAAGATACTTAGCAAAAGTTCGTATACTAATTTGGCTAGCATATTCTGAAATTGCATCTGTACCCAAAAGAGGGAAATGGGGAAAGAAAACATGAAAGGAATAGAATTATCACAGGGATCtgaataaacaacaaaaataattatcaatatttcaaaatatattattaccaCTACCACAACTTCTTAAGTAGGTCTTATCCTTGCAGAAACAGAGAAACTGATTGCCATCAAATCCACAACGTCCACCACTTTTCTCACAGTACTCGCAATCAGGTGCAGTCCAATTCAAAAGAAACCCCATCTTTAAAATCTCAATGTAATTCATTCTCAATAAGCCAGTGAAATTAACAGAAGCATTCATGATAAATGGCGCATTAACCATAAGCTGACACTCATTCAAGGAATAGTTTTTGTTCTCTAGTTTCTCCTTATGAAAAACCGCAAAAGAATAAAGTGAAGCATTTTTAGCACAATCTACTTGGTAAGTGGGGTAATCTATGGGTTCTGTGGTACAGTTGTAGAAGAAAGAGAGATTCCAATTTTCTGAACTGTAGGTAAAGGGAGTTTGATCAAAGCTGTAATTAGATAAAGGAACAGGACAATTGTCCTCGTAGGCAGCCATGTTGGCCACAGTAAATGAGGAGTTAGAATAAGAGATATCTTTCACTAGAAAATCATAACTAGGAGTACTGAGAATTGGATTTTTATCCATACAAGTGATCTCAAAGTGGGGATAGCCACAAAAAGATTCCTGTTCATAAGAAATCCAGAAAGGGTACTTAATGGACGGGCCATTTCCACAACTTTTAGGTGTGCAGACCTTAAATTTTGGATTAGAAGATAGAACAGTGGTAGCAAAGAAGAAGATTGTGGTAATAATACATAGCTGAGGCTTCAGGTAATGGAAGGAGATTGGAAGGATCATTTGGTTCTGGGGATTtgaaaagaatgaagaagagagaagagaagagtaTTAGTGTGGAATGTAAGGCTGACATTTAGGAGAAACTTCAAAGTAGTCGGTAGGTGTGTAGTGTGGAAATTCTTACACAAAAACATGCTACTATTTTATAATGGGGTTTATGATTGAAGCTTGAAAATAtagatgaaaacaaaataaaagttcaaGCAACAGATTGCAGGCTTCATTTTTTGTAGTTATATAACAACCATCAACACAAATGGAATACCAATAAGGATGAAAACCACATCATCTCCAGTAATGGTGAAATCACTATGACATTGCAGGTGGATAAATAAATCAACAAAAGAAGTGATGAAAGCAGAAAATGATGTCCATGACGGTGAAAAACGTGTTGGATcacaaaagaaggaaaacatCTATATTTACAAATGCAATCAACAACTCTGTTCAAAACTAAAATCACAATTATACccttaatatatatacatatacatatatatatatatatatatatatatagaatttcTTCATAACTAATTATAACAATATAGATATCtaagttaataaataatttttaaatattatattatgaaattattataataataaatgtgcCAAATagttatatatgaaataaaaattgtcaaaatatcattgttgatttaatttttaaatgatcaCTTATCCGAAATGAGCTGCTAAATTAGAAagtatattattaatgaaaaagtgTTCCTCTTGTGAATGATTGGGGTTACATGCACATGCATCCGTAAAATCAAAGTAAAAGaaggaaaagtagaaaaagGATGGATCATACTTTGTTGTCGTGTATGATGTTAAGGAGGTCGCAATAATTTTAGACCACAAAAAATAGCAAATGTGACTGCCAAGTGTTTTACAGCCAAAAAAACAAGACAAATATACATCATTTATGCTTAGACTGTgacttatatataaataataatttcataatagATCAAATTTGCCCCTCTTAAAAGGATATACAGGAAATTTTGTCTTGATTTATTCTATTTTCCATGtcttttcttaataattatatatttataatattattcgGCAAACAATATTTAGAAACACGAGCAATCAGAATTACagttaaaaacaaatttaggCATACAAATAGAGCCAAACAGGGATTGTAATTCATAGAGAAACAACTTGATAACATTATTCAATGGTTACAAAGGAAAAATTTCAGGAAAATGGTACTAAAAGTCAAAGTTGATGCATATTTTGAGAGGTGATTGAATTGACGCGTAtgggaaaaggaagaaaaaatgagaaaggagaaagaaagtaaTAAATAGTTGGAGAGAAAATAGAGAGatgattttaatttggttattgACCGAGTCAAAGCTGAAGGATGGAAATGAAGGTGTGAAGAAGGAACGACATCTCGGCATGACTTGGAAAAGGTGCAGTCAGTAACACTTGTTTTTCTCATGCTCATCGGGTCAACAACTTAGTTCTCATCGAAACCTCCATATACTATTcagtaaatttgaattattaataattattttcatcatgaatACAATGGCTAACTTCAATCTTTACCAGTACtgtttattattaattcatATCTATGAAGCAACAcgtgttttgtttttgtttatcaaagtacttcttttattaaaaaaatcatcaagGTCTTTAAAATACAAAACTTAACTTGACCATAATTAGAAACATACTACATATACCAACTGGCTATCGCTATGATGcatcacatatttttttttcttctaaacaaACACTGCTAGACAGAATCTTGTcagtcaaaatttaaaataatgtatgtAAAATACTCTTTCTTgtaatgtttaattaaaaagaactctttgaaatt includes these proteins:
- the LOC108319535 gene encoding LEAF RUST 10 DISEASE-RESISTANCE LOCUS RECEPTOR-LIKE PROTEIN KINASE-like 2.5 isoform X3 — protein: MILPISFHYLKPQLCIITTIFFFATTVLSSNPKFKVCTPKSCGNGPSIKYPFWISYEQESFCGYPHFEITCMDKNPILSTPSYDFLVKDISYSNSSFTVANMAAYEDNCPVPLSNYSFDQTPFTYSSENWNLSFFYNCTTEPIDYPTYQVDCAKNASLYSFAVFHKEKLENKNYSLNECQLMVNAPFIMNASVNFTGLLRMNYIEILKMGFLLNWTAPDCEYCEKSGGRCGFDGNQFLCFCKDKTYLRSCGSGLVNWKAKIVIGTTSAATAVFMLCLIIIGCRKCMSSRRKLNFQMTNEQDIEVFLKDHGTLAQKKYRFSEVKKMTNNFTVKLGEGGFGVVYKGELSNGYHVAVKLLRASKGNGKDFINEVASISRTSHVNVVQLLGFCLEGKKKALIYEFMPNGSLDKFISNKGLERTSSLTWDNLLQIAKGIAKGLEYLHKGCNTRILHFDIKPHNILLDENFCPKISDFGLAKLCPGKESTISVSYARGTIGYVAPEVCNKHFGGVSQKSDVYSYGMMLLEIVGVRNNINVEATETSEYFPDWIYRKLEQDQDLKSDDVTATKEKETERRMIAVSLWCIQTFPKDRPTMSRVIEMLEGNMNSQEIPPKPVLSSPTIGLVPELTTSSLQSE